In a single window of the Nocardioides sp. L-11A genome:
- a CDS encoding MFS transporter, which yields MTSYRSLARNRDFTALWIGATVTELGTRVMTFALPLVTYALTDSVLWAAVAEAAYLVGMVAMLLPAGVLADRCHRLRLMRLSLGAGAGLHASLVAAGLAGRLTLPHLLAVAVTSGVVAGLFTPAENSAVRRVVARGDLPTALSQQQARQHIASLLGGPLGGALYGVARWAPFAADALTYALGWALLGRVRTDLSPEPRPSSAARSRPLHDLGEGLRFLWTHRFLRILLCWSPAANLVVNALFFVALLRLVEAGFPAWQIGLAETAVGASGILGALAAPALIERLPTGALVLLGAWSFVPLAVPLALWNHPTALALASSVGIFLNPAGNAALGSYRLLITPPELAGRMQATMQVASMLTIPVAPALAGALLTLGGGRDAVLALGALTAVVALVPTLARSVRAVPRPAEWPVPDVPDPSPAPTG from the coding sequence ATGACCTCCTACCGCTCGCTGGCGCGCAACCGCGACTTCACCGCGCTCTGGATCGGGGCGACCGTCACCGAGCTGGGCACCCGGGTGATGACCTTCGCGCTGCCCCTGGTGACCTACGCACTGACCGACTCGGTCCTGTGGGCGGCGGTCGCGGAGGCGGCGTACCTGGTGGGGATGGTCGCGATGCTGCTCCCGGCCGGCGTGCTCGCCGACCGCTGCCACCGGCTGCGGCTGATGCGCCTCTCCCTCGGCGCGGGTGCCGGCCTGCACGCCTCGCTGGTCGCGGCCGGCCTCGCCGGACGGCTCACCCTCCCCCACCTGCTCGCGGTCGCGGTCACCAGCGGCGTGGTCGCCGGCCTGTTCACGCCGGCGGAGAACTCGGCGGTCCGCCGGGTCGTCGCGCGCGGGGACCTGCCGACCGCGCTCAGCCAGCAGCAGGCCCGCCAGCACATCGCCAGCCTGCTCGGGGGGCCACTGGGCGGCGCGCTGTACGGCGTCGCCCGCTGGGCACCGTTCGCCGCCGACGCCCTCACCTACGCCCTCGGCTGGGCCCTGCTCGGCCGGGTCCGCACCGACCTGTCACCCGAGCCGCGGCCGAGCAGCGCTGCCCGGAGCCGTCCCCTGCACGACCTCGGCGAGGGCCTGCGGTTCCTGTGGACGCACCGCTTCCTGCGGATCCTGCTGTGCTGGTCACCGGCCGCCAACCTGGTCGTCAACGCGCTCTTCTTCGTCGCCCTGCTGCGCCTGGTCGAGGCCGGGTTCCCGGCCTGGCAGATCGGGCTGGCCGAGACGGCGGTCGGGGCCTCCGGCATCCTGGGCGCCCTCGCCGCGCCCGCGCTCATCGAACGCCTCCCGACCGGGGCGCTGGTGCTGCTGGGGGCCTGGAGCTTCGTGCCGCTCGCCGTGCCGCTCGCGCTGTGGAACCACCCGACGGCGCTCGCCCTCGCCTCCTCCGTCGGCATCTTCCTCAACCCGGCCGGCAACGCGGCCCTCGGCTCCTACCGGCTGCTGATCACGCCGCCCGAACTGGCCGGGCGGATGCAGGCGACGATGCAGGTCGCGTCCATGCTGACCATCCCGGTCGCCCCCGCGCTGGCCGGCGCCCTGCTCACGCTCGGCGGCGGCCGGGACGCCGTCCTCGCGCTCGGCGCACTGACCGCCGTCGTCGCCCTGGTGCCCACCCTGGCCCGGTCGGTCCGGGCGGTGCCGCGCCCGGCCGAGTGGCCCGTGCCCGACGTCCCAGATCCGAGTCCGGCACCCACCGGATGA
- a CDS encoding helix-turn-helix domain-containing protein, with translation MVMYDDPRILRAIAHPTRNRVLHELSAAGSLRAADIARLLDIPANQASFHLRQLAKYGLVEEDPDAGRDRRDRVWRLVDPDGIRFRTADMLAQPGGRAAYAVFQRNTVARGRHLVERALAVDGTDNPGRSVSEWSLLLSADEARALMEELAEVVERRREAGRARGPGEDRETYSVFQLIQPYPEDDV, from the coding sequence ATGGTGATGTACGACGACCCGCGGATCCTGCGCGCGATCGCTCACCCCACCCGCAACCGGGTCCTCCACGAGCTGTCCGCCGCCGGCTCGCTGCGCGCCGCCGACATCGCCCGGCTGCTCGACATCCCGGCCAACCAGGCCAGCTTCCACCTGCGGCAGCTGGCGAAGTACGGCCTGGTCGAGGAGGACCCCGACGCCGGGCGCGACCGCCGCGACCGGGTCTGGCGGCTGGTCGACCCCGACGGCATCCGGTTCCGCACCGCCGACATGCTGGCCCAGCCCGGCGGGCGTGCCGCGTACGCCGTCTTCCAGCGCAACACCGTCGCCCGCGGCCGGCACCTCGTCGAGCGCGCGCTCGCCGTCGACGGCACGGACAACCCCGGCCGCAGCGTCTCGGAGTGGTCGCTGCTGCTGAGCGCCGACGAGGCCCGCGCACTGATGGAGGAGCTCGCCGAGGTCGTCGAGCGCCGGCGTGAGGCCGGCCGCGCCCGCGGGCCCGGCGAGGATCGTGAGACCTACTCGGTGTTCCAGCTCATCCAGCCCTATCCGGAGGACGACGTCTGA
- a CDS encoding sterol carrier family protein produces the protein MPARLKPAPDGDVAAALARLASGPAERADLRLLTKHFLALLETRAPGRSVEVRVPPYAAVQVIEGVRHTRGTPPAVIETDAATWIALATGGLGWASAVADGRVRASGERTDLTPYLPLG, from the coding sequence ATGCCCGCCCGGCTCAAGCCCGCCCCTGACGGCGACGTGGCGGCCGCCCTGGCCCGCCTCGCGTCCGGTCCGGCCGAGCGCGCGGACCTCCGGCTGCTCACCAAGCACTTCCTCGCGCTCCTGGAGACCCGCGCGCCCGGACGCTCGGTCGAGGTCCGGGTGCCGCCCTACGCCGCCGTGCAGGTGATCGAGGGCGTGCGGCACACCCGCGGCACCCCGCCCGCCGTCATCGAGACCGATGCCGCCACCTGGATCGCCCTCGCCACCGGAGGACTCGGGTGGGCGTCGGCCGTCGCCGACGGCCGGGTGCGGGCCAGCGGCGAGCGGACCGACCTGACGCCGTACCTGCCGCTGGGGTGA
- a CDS encoding dipeptidase, giving the protein MSGPVSTTDLRTRLAELLPGVRSDLEALVRIQSVSADPSRLDQVEVSARATADLFAAEGVDVQIVRAFDGAPPAVIGEKVGPAGAPTVLLYAHHDVQPENDHAEWDSAPWEPTERNGRLYGRGAADDKAGIMTHVAALRLLGDDLPVTVRLFIEGEEEVASATLPQLLEKYVDELRSDVIVIADSGNWDIGVPALTTSLRGLVRVNVEVRTLGHAVHQGMWGGLVPDALITLSRLIATLHDDAGTVAVAGLHSGPAADIDYPEERLRAESGVAEGVEWIGSGPAVERLWTQPALSVIGLDAPKVDGSSNTLIPSARARLALRTAPGETSENALACLRAHLEAHVPWGAQLSIEVVDTGEPIALDVTGPAYDAARAAFTEAWDGTAPVDMGVGGSIPFIAEFLESFPRAAVLVTGVEDPDTRAHGPNEGLHLAEFEKVLLAEALLLRNLGRR; this is encoded by the coding sequence ATGTCCGGACCCGTCTCCACCACCGACCTGCGCACGCGCCTCGCCGAGCTCCTCCCGGGTGTCCGATCGGACCTCGAGGCCCTCGTCCGCATCCAGTCCGTCAGCGCCGACCCCAGCCGCCTCGACCAGGTCGAGGTGAGCGCGCGGGCGACCGCCGACCTCTTCGCTGCCGAGGGAGTGGACGTGCAGATCGTGCGCGCCTTCGACGGCGCCCCGCCCGCCGTGATCGGCGAGAAGGTGGGGCCCGCGGGTGCGCCCACGGTGCTCCTCTACGCCCACCACGACGTGCAGCCCGAGAACGACCACGCCGAGTGGGACAGCGCGCCGTGGGAGCCGACCGAGCGCAACGGCCGGCTCTACGGGCGCGGTGCCGCCGACGACAAGGCCGGCATCATGACCCACGTCGCCGCCCTGCGGCTGCTCGGCGACGACCTGCCCGTCACCGTGCGCCTGTTCATCGAGGGCGAGGAGGAGGTCGCCAGCGCGACCCTCCCGCAGCTGCTGGAGAAGTACGTCGACGAGCTGCGCTCCGACGTCATCGTCATCGCCGACTCCGGCAACTGGGACATCGGCGTCCCCGCGCTGACCACCAGCCTGCGCGGCCTGGTCCGGGTCAACGTCGAGGTCCGCACCCTCGGCCACGCCGTCCACCAGGGCATGTGGGGCGGCCTCGTCCCGGATGCCCTGATCACCCTCTCGCGCCTGATCGCCACTCTGCACGACGACGCCGGCACGGTCGCCGTCGCCGGCCTGCACAGCGGCCCGGCCGCCGACATCGACTACCCCGAGGAGCGGCTGCGCGCCGAGTCCGGCGTCGCCGAAGGCGTGGAGTGGATCGGCTCCGGGCCGGCCGTCGAGCGGCTGTGGACCCAGCCCGCGCTCTCGGTCATCGGACTCGACGCGCCCAAGGTCGACGGCTCCTCCAACACCCTCATCCCGTCGGCCCGCGCCCGCCTCGCGCTGCGTACCGCCCCCGGCGAGACCTCTGAGAACGCGCTGGCCTGCCTGCGCGCCCACCTCGAGGCGCACGTCCCCTGGGGTGCCCAGCTCTCGATCGAGGTCGTCGACACCGGCGAGCCGATCGCGCTCGACGTCACCGGCCCGGCGTACGACGCCGCGCGGGCGGCGTTCACCGAGGCCTGGGACGGCACCGCGCCGGTCGACATGGGCGTCGGCGGCTCGATCCCGTTCATCGCGGAGTTCCTGGAGTCCTTCCCCCGGGCCGCCGTGCTGGTCACCGGCGTCGAGGACCCTGACACCCGCGCCCACGGCCCCAACGAGGGACTCCACCTCGCCGAGTTCGAGAAGGTGCTGCTCGCCGAGGCGCTGCTGCTGCGCAACCTCGGCCGTCGTTGA
- a CDS encoding FAD/NAD(P)-binding protein, whose amino-acid sequence MTVTIPSTAPRARTRVAVIGGGASGVLTAINLLVRSHDPGFEVVVHEASGIVGRGVAYGTNDWRHLLNVRARHMSAFPDAPSDLLDWAQRTGRSSDPQGFLPRADYAIYLQDRLADVADDRLRIRAGRVLDVVRTGAGFELVTERSRSTADAVVLCHGNQPPRPLATADGAALPDASWHIANPWELGRLRTLPADARVVVVGTGLTGIDTAITLLEDGPARHVTLVSRHGLLPKPHVGQAHTAWVTKVPDDAVTADAIAAAVAEECRAAVERGVGWRAVVDGLRPLTQELWRRLPLAERRRFLDVHARDWEVRRHRMAPEVALRLQSYRYDDRLDLRAGGLHAVVDLGERCRVTLAPGQEPVEAEAVVNCTGPLADVRHSGDPLLRALVARGTVAPDPLALGIDATVDGAVRDAGGRVVDGLFVVGPPRKGTLWESTAIPEIRGQAAQVATAVVERASRRVAAN is encoded by the coding sequence ATGACGGTGACGATCCCCTCGACAGCCCCTCGCGCGCGTACCCGGGTGGCGGTGATCGGCGGTGGCGCGAGTGGGGTGCTGACCGCGATCAACCTGCTCGTCCGCTCGCACGACCCCGGCTTCGAGGTCGTGGTCCACGAGGCCAGCGGGATCGTCGGCCGCGGCGTGGCGTACGGCACCAACGACTGGCGGCACCTGCTCAACGTCCGGGCCCGTCACATGAGCGCGTTCCCGGACGCCCCGTCCGATCTCCTCGACTGGGCGCAGCGCACCGGCCGCAGCAGCGACCCGCAGGGCTTCCTCCCGCGCGCCGACTACGCGATCTACCTCCAGGACCGGCTGGCCGACGTCGCCGACGACCGGCTCCGGATCCGGGCCGGGCGGGTGCTCGACGTCGTCCGCACCGGTGCCGGCTTCGAGCTCGTCACCGAGCGGTCCAGGTCGACCGCGGACGCCGTCGTGCTCTGCCACGGGAACCAGCCGCCCCGTCCGCTCGCCACGGCGGACGGGGCGGCGCTGCCCGACGCGTCCTGGCACATCGCCAACCCGTGGGAGCTGGGCCGCCTGCGCACGCTGCCGGCCGACGCGCGGGTCGTCGTGGTCGGCACCGGCCTGACCGGCATCGACACCGCCATCACCCTGCTCGAGGACGGCCCGGCCCGGCACGTCACCCTGGTCAGTCGCCACGGCCTGCTGCCCAAGCCGCACGTCGGCCAGGCCCACACCGCGTGGGTCACCAAGGTCCCCGACGACGCCGTGACCGCCGACGCGATCGCGGCCGCGGTCGCCGAGGAGTGCCGGGCCGCCGTCGAGCGCGGCGTCGGCTGGCGGGCGGTGGTCGACGGTCTCCGCCCGCTCACCCAGGAGCTGTGGCGCCGGCTCCCGCTCGCCGAGCGCCGCCGCTTCCTCGACGTCCACGCCCGCGACTGGGAGGTACGTCGGCACCGGATGGCGCCCGAGGTCGCGCTGCGACTCCAGTCCTACCGGTACGACGACCGGCTGGACCTCCGGGCCGGCGGTCTGCACGCCGTCGTGGACCTCGGTGAGCGGTGTCGGGTCACCCTCGCGCCCGGCCAGGAGCCGGTCGAGGCCGAGGCGGTCGTCAACTGCACCGGCCCGCTCGCCGACGTGCGGCACAGCGGCGACCCGCTGCTGCGCGCTCTCGTCGCCCGCGGCACGGTCGCGCCCGATCCCCTCGCCCTCGGCATCGACGCCACCGTCGACGGCGCCGTCCGCGACGCCGGCGGCCGGGTGGTCGACGGGCTCTTCGTCGTCGGCCCACCGCGCAAGGGCACGCTGTGGGAGTCGACCGCCATCCCCGAGATCCGGGGTCAGGCCGCCCAGGTCGCGACCGCCGTGGTCGAGCGCGCGTCTCGTCGGGTCGCCGCGAACTGA